The following proteins are co-located in the Pomacea canaliculata isolate SZHN2017 linkage group LG10, ASM307304v1, whole genome shotgun sequence genome:
- the LOC112573128 gene encoding phosphatidylinositol 3-kinase regulatory subunit alpha-like isoform X3, with the protein MSCEESRDKERWYWPGITRHEATEILKDHKHGDFLVRDATQENEYTIVVKKGHKVCSLHVIKHDGMYGLVRHRCVHPTIAALVRQMLQDPRTYKDLFPGIDFLHAVCRDEEEEEEEEKHKLQHLLIQLVNANKRLVLELRDYSSHMQRLKTVATELSASQTTVSSLQVVLQIFEEQLKSLKAAGTEEQLEEKTFQSVLMNAALISRRIQLIKDRQQSEEGKLFNLQCEGQFLEETTGNYKHRLLLLKTEQQRFRRKVEKNVCKTYVDLLLRDEDNLELRHFGPDAWLVECDRLAAEAVLAPAVPGTFLIRPKDSRYVLSIVCAHDDTNRIHHIQIHHADGQGYGFIADFCIFPTLEDLVTKHRTISLHYYGFNLDVCLTCPIGCKDNSG; encoded by the exons ATGTCTTGTGAGGAAAGTCGGGACAAAGAAAGGTGGTACTGGCCTGGAATCACAAG GCATGAGGCAACAGAGATCCTGAAAGATCACAAACATGGCGATTTTCTCGTCCGAGATGCGACTCAGGAAAATGAGTACACCATCGTTGTCAA GAAAGGTCATAAAGTGTGTTCACTCCACGTCATCAAGCATGATGGGATGTATGGTCTTGTCCGCCACCGGTGCGTCCATCCGACCATCGCTGCGTTGGTCCGCCAGATGCTGCAGGACCCCAGGACCTACAAGGACCTCTTCCCTGGCATCGACTTCCTCCACGCAGTCTGCAGG GacgaggaagaggaagaagaagaagagaagcacAAACTACAACACCTGCTGATACAACTGGTCAATGCCAACAAACGACTGGTCCTGGAACTCCGTGACTACTCCAGTCACATGCAAAGGTTGAAGACTGTTGCCACG gaatTGTCAGCAAGCCAGACAACTGTGTCATCTCTGCAAGTGGTTCTGCAAATATTTGAAGAACAGCTGAAGTCTTTGAAGGCAGCAGGCACAGAAGAACAACTAGAAGAAAAAACTTTCCAAAG TGTACTCATGAATGCAGCCCTGATAAGCAGAAGGATTCAACTCATCAAAGATCGCCAACAAAGCGAAGAGGGAAAACTGTTTAATCTACAGTGTGAAGGTCAGTTCTTGGAGGAGACGACTGGAAACTACAAACATCGACTTCTGCTTCTGAAAACAGAACAACAAAGGTTCCGACG AAAGGTAGAGAAGAACGTTTGCAAGACGTATGTGGACCTTCTGCTGCGGGATGAGGACAACCTGGAGCTGAGACACTTCGGGCCGGACGCGTGGCTGGTCGAGTGTGATCGCCTGGCTGCCGAAGCTGTTCTGGCGCCTGCAGTTCCTGGGACATTCCTCATTCGCCCCAAAGATTCCCGCTATGTTTTATCCATCGT atgtGCTCACGATGACACTAACAGGATCCACCACATTCAGATCCACCATGCTGACGGCCAGGGTTATGGCTTCATCGCCGACTTCTGTATTTTTCCAACACTAGAGGACCTGGTCACCAAGCACAGAACCATTTCTCTACATTACTACGGATTCAATCTGGATGTGTGTCTCACGTGTCCCATTGGCTGCAAAGACAACAGTGGATGA
- the LOC112573129 gene encoding phosphatidylinositol 3-kinase regulatory subunit alpha-like: MTSIRRCKLENKDDLECQGWYWGPLTREEAVEILQNYDHGHFLVRDSTSEHEYTLVVRKGNAIRSVRIMKWDGKFGILSSHCNFPSVTSLVNHLLKHPESYKIQFPDLDFHHPVLKPRNERDNLPELMLQVVLKGKELLLKRNDYTNHLQKVKMVAMEIQCSQTTITSLQVVHEMFEEQLRIQTESRRNIMFEDQTTVSSLAMNMAQLHSRLQLIETKLKAEKKHLVDLQAEHHYQMEITEFLNPKLSKLEIEQKQLCRQALEMGILKEYLDLLLMEEECSDTGHFSHSFWLISCNRPKAEELLMDRIPGTFLIRPRESGFALSVVCADGEGTKICHCCICCTQEDRYGFVPEFCLFDSLEELVIKHKTISLRFYNPTLDVCLTYPINYRENDQ; this comes from the exons ATGACG AGTATACGAAGGTGCAAACTTGAAAACAAGGATGACCTGGAGTGTCAGGGCTGGTACTGGGGACCACTCACGAG AGAAGAGGCAGTAGAGATCCTTCAGAACTATGATCATGGTCACTTTCTGGTGAGGGACTCAACCAGTGAGCATGAATACACTCTGGTGGTGAG AAAAGGTAATGCGATTCGATCAGTTCGTATCATGAAGTGGGATGGCAAATTTGGCATCTTGAGCAGCCATTGTAACTTTCCTTCTGTGACATCATTGGTTAATCATCTGCTGAAGCATCCAGAAAGCTACAAGATCCAGTTTCCCGATCTGGACTTTCACCATCCTGTTTTGAAG CCCCGTAATGAGAGAGATAACTTGCCAGAACTGATGTTGCAAGTGGTTCTTAAGGGCAAGGAGCTGCTTCTGAAGCGTAACGACTACACGAATCACCTCCAGAAGGTCAAAATGGTTGCCATG gaAATTCAGTGTTCCCAGACAACAATTACTTCCTTACAAGTAGTGCATGAAATGTTTGAAGAACAGCTACGCATCCAGACAGAATCTCGCAGAAACATCATGTTTGAGGACCAGACAACTGTTAGCAG CCTTGCAATGAATATGGCTCAGTTGCACAGTCGTCTGCAGCTCATTGAGACCAAACTGAAGGCAGAGAAAAAACATCTTGTCGATCTGCAAGCTGAACATCATTACCAGATGGAAATTACTGAGTTTTTGAACCCTAAGCTGTCAAAGCTGGAGATTGAACAAAAGCAACTTTGCAG gcAAGCTCTAGAAATGGGTATACTGAAGGAATACTTGGATCTGTTACTTATGGAAGAAGAATGTAGTGACACAGGCCACTTCAGCCACAGTTTTTGGCTGATTTCTTGCAACCGCCCCAAGGCAGAAGAGCTTCTTATGGATCGAATACCTGGGACTTTCCTCATTCGCCCTCGGGAATCAGGCTTTGCTCTGTCTGTGGT atgtgCTGATGGAGAAGGAACAAAGATCTGTCACTGCTGTATCTGCTGCACACAAGAAGATCGCTATGGATTTGTTCCTGAGTTTTGCCTCTTTGACTCTTTGGAAGAACTTGTCATCAAGCACAAGACCATCTCATTACGTTTCTACAATCCCACATTAGATGTGTGTTTAACCTATCCTATTAACTACAGGGAAAATGACCAATGA
- the LOC112573128 gene encoding phosphatidylinositol 3-kinase regulatory subunit beta-like isoform X4, which yields MTYVNVKMSCEESRDKERWYWPGITRHEATEILKDHKHGDFLVRDATQENEYTIVVKKGHKVCSLHVIKHDGMYGLVRHRCVHPTIAALVRQMLQDPRTYKDLFPGIDFLHAVCRDEEEEEEEEKHKLQHLLIQLVNANKRLVLELRDYSSHMQRLKTVATELSASQTTVSSLQVVLQIFEEQLKSLKAAGTEEQLEEKTFQSVLMNAALISRRIQLIKDRQQSEEGKLFNLQCEGQFLEETTGNYKHRLLLLKTEQQRFRRKVEKNVCKTYVDLLLRDEDNLELRHFGPDAWLVECDRLAAEAVLAPAVPGTFLIRPKDSRYVLSIV from the exons ATGACG tatgTAAACGTGAAAATGTCTTGTGAGGAAAGTCGGGACAAAGAAAGGTGGTACTGGCCTGGAATCACAAG GCATGAGGCAACAGAGATCCTGAAAGATCACAAACATGGCGATTTTCTCGTCCGAGATGCGACTCAGGAAAATGAGTACACCATCGTTGTCAA GAAAGGTCATAAAGTGTGTTCACTCCACGTCATCAAGCATGATGGGATGTATGGTCTTGTCCGCCACCGGTGCGTCCATCCGACCATCGCTGCGTTGGTCCGCCAGATGCTGCAGGACCCCAGGACCTACAAGGACCTCTTCCCTGGCATCGACTTCCTCCACGCAGTCTGCAGG GacgaggaagaggaagaagaagaagagaagcacAAACTACAACACCTGCTGATACAACTGGTCAATGCCAACAAACGACTGGTCCTGGAACTCCGTGACTACTCCAGTCACATGCAAAGGTTGAAGACTGTTGCCACG gaatTGTCAGCAAGCCAGACAACTGTGTCATCTCTGCAAGTGGTTCTGCAAATATTTGAAGAACAGCTGAAGTCTTTGAAGGCAGCAGGCACAGAAGAACAACTAGAAGAAAAAACTTTCCAAAG TGTACTCATGAATGCAGCCCTGATAAGCAGAAGGATTCAACTCATCAAAGATCGCCAACAAAGCGAAGAGGGAAAACTGTTTAATCTACAGTGTGAAGGTCAGTTCTTGGAGGAGACGACTGGAAACTACAAACATCGACTTCTGCTTCTGAAAACAGAACAACAAAGGTTCCGACG AAAGGTAGAGAAGAACGTTTGCAAGACGTATGTGGACCTTCTGCTGCGGGATGAGGACAACCTGGAGCTGAGACACTTCGGGCCGGACGCGTGGCTGGTCGAGTGTGATCGCCTGGCTGCCGAAGCTGTTCTGGCGCCTGCAGTTCCTGGGACATTCCTCATTCGCCCCAAAGATTCCCGCTATGTTTTATCCATCGTGTGA
- the LOC112573127 gene encoding phosphatidylinositol 3-kinase regulatory subunit beta-like encodes MAAASKSHVDKDSLPANGLKEAQQQPYHVCVDSAKLDQPWFWPAIPREEAEQQLDGRPDGSFQIRKSSVKGNFTLVVRKNGDNSCIRIIHHKGQYGLPHSDLNFPSLSKFVEYYRNHSFASFNKHLDICLQDPVFKEIKASGGEQYAVFKELYDLCQEELSAHTRLSVLGTQRKELDKNVKMYQVMLPALRVVQKMYHEQLRLQEKADPSISLDNGIRLEDSNKNSPESSEAEEEEEIEEFLMNQDISMVAPEEKVVEKANEKDVERQLSAEEEKSLTANTRLMMTRLSDLAEKYKSIQSCLEANRLQLRDLDTEVKSVEGSILRMEKQHEELTRQLVELGCEREYLYLVLEPRVATQEFDRSFWLVDCSREEAVERLRGFPHGAFLVRPKEKRQFPYVLSIVVASNDDEVGSVQHCYVVHPRGRGFGFNAPLAVFHSLDQLVLRHQYVSLKYYFKDLDVPLAFPIGCQDLFRQSSQPDDSRSHLTDGHYANASALQLAEAEDSIEV; translated from the exons ATGGCAGCTGCTAGCAAAAGCCACGTAGATAAAGATAGCTTACCTGCAAATGGCCTCAAAGAGGCACAGCAACAACCTTACCATGTGTGTGTAGACAGCGCCAAGTTAGACCAGCCTTGGTTTTGGCCGGCTATACCAAG GGAAGAAGCTGAGCAGCAGCTGGATGGGCGGCCGGATGGATCTTTCCAGATTCGGAAAAGTAGTGTAAAAGGAAATTTCACACTTGTTGTCAG gaaaaaTGGTGATAATTCTTGTATTAGGATCATCCATCATAAGGGACAGTACGGCCTACCTCATTCAGATTTGaactttccttctctttccaaATTTGTGGAGTACTACAGAAACCACTCATTTGCCTCATTCAACAAACATCTTGATATTTGCCTACAAGATCCAGTCTTTAAG GAAATCAAGGCTTCTGGTGGCGAACAGTATGCAGTGTTTAAAGAGCTCTATGACTTGTGTCAGGAGGAACTGAGTGCTCATACTCGCTTGTCTGTGCTTGGCACTCAACGTAAAGAGCTTGACAAA AATGTAAAGATGTATCAGGTGATGCTTCCAGCATTGCGAGTCGTTCAGAAAATGTATCACGAACAGCTGCGCCTTCAGGAGAAGGCAGATCCCTCCATCAGTCTGGATAATGGCATCCGCCTTGAAGACAGCAACAAGAACAGCCCAGAGAGTTCAgaggcagaagaagaagaggagattGAGGAATTTCTCATGAACCAAGACATTAGCATGGTCGCGCCAGAGGAGAAGGTTGTGGAGAAGGCTAATGAGAAGGATGTTGAGAGGCAACTGTCCGCAGAAGAGGAAAAGAG TTTAACAGCCAACACTCGTTTGATGATGACTCGGCTGTCAGATCtggcagaaaaatataaaagtatccAGTCATGTCTGGAGGCGAATCGGTTACAGCTGCGTGACCTGGACACGGAAGTCAAGTCTGTTGAGGGCAGCATTCTCCGTATGGAAAAACAACACGAGGAGCTTACAAG ACAACTGGTGGAGCTTGGCTGTGAGCGTGAGTACCTCTACCTGGTGCTGGAACCAAGGGTAGCAACTCAGGAGTTTGACCGCAGTTTTTGGCTGGTCGACTGCTCACGGGAAGAAGCGGTGGAACGACTCCGGGGTTTTCCTCATGGTGCTTTTCTAGTCAGACCAAAAGAAAAACGTCAATTTCCATATGTCTTGTCTATTGT AGTTGCTTCAAATGATGATGAAGTAGGAAGTGTCCAGCACTGCTACGTAGTTCATCCTCGAGGGCGAGGCTTTGGATTTAATGCTCCTTTAGCAGTCTTCCACTCCTTAGACCAGCTGGTTTTGCGGCACCAGTATGTCTCTTTGAAATACTATTTTAAGGACTTGGATGTGCCATTAGCCTTTCCAATTGGCTGTCAGGATTTGTTCAGACAATCATCCCAACCCGATGACTCTCGATCACATCTGACTGATGGACACTATGCAAATGCATCAGCCTTACAACTTGCTGAAGCTGAAGACAGCATAGAGGTGTGA
- the LOC112573128 gene encoding phosphatidylinositol 3-kinase regulatory subunit alpha-like isoform X2, with protein MTYVNVKMSCEESRDKERWYWPGITRFEATEILKDHKHGDFLVRDATQENEYTIVVKKGHKVCSLHVIKHDGMYGLVRHRCVHPTIAALVRQMLQDPRTYKDLFPGIDFLHAVCRDEEEEEEEEKHKLQHLLIQLVNANKRLVLELRDYSSHMQRLKTVATELSASQTTVSSLQVVLQIFEEQLKSLKAAGTEEQLEEKTFQSVLMNAALISRRIQLIKDRQQSEEGKLFNLQCEGQFLEETTGNYKHRLLLLKTEQQRFRRKVEKNVCKTYVDLLLRDEDNLELRHFGPDAWLVECDRLAAEAVLAPAVPGTFLIRPKDSRYVLSIVCAHDDTNRIHHIQIHHADGQGYGFIADFCIFPTLEDLVTKHRTISLHYYGFNLDVCLTCPIGCKDNSG; from the exons ATGACG tatgTAAACGTGAAAATGTCTTGTGAGGAAAGTCGGGACAAAGAAAGGTGGTACTGGCCTGGAATCACAAGGTT TGAGGCAACAGAGATCCTGAAAGATCACAAACATGGCGATTTTCTCGTCCGAGATGCGACTCAGGAAAATGAGTACACCATCGTTGTCAA GAAAGGTCATAAAGTGTGTTCACTCCACGTCATCAAGCATGATGGGATGTATGGTCTTGTCCGCCACCGGTGCGTCCATCCGACCATCGCTGCGTTGGTCCGCCAGATGCTGCAGGACCCCAGGACCTACAAGGACCTCTTCCCTGGCATCGACTTCCTCCACGCAGTCTGCAGG GacgaggaagaggaagaagaagaagagaagcacAAACTACAACACCTGCTGATACAACTGGTCAATGCCAACAAACGACTGGTCCTGGAACTCCGTGACTACTCCAGTCACATGCAAAGGTTGAAGACTGTTGCCACG gaatTGTCAGCAAGCCAGACAACTGTGTCATCTCTGCAAGTGGTTCTGCAAATATTTGAAGAACAGCTGAAGTCTTTGAAGGCAGCAGGCACAGAAGAACAACTAGAAGAAAAAACTTTCCAAAG TGTACTCATGAATGCAGCCCTGATAAGCAGAAGGATTCAACTCATCAAAGATCGCCAACAAAGCGAAGAGGGAAAACTGTTTAATCTACAGTGTGAAGGTCAGTTCTTGGAGGAGACGACTGGAAACTACAAACATCGACTTCTGCTTCTGAAAACAGAACAACAAAGGTTCCGACG AAAGGTAGAGAAGAACGTTTGCAAGACGTATGTGGACCTTCTGCTGCGGGATGAGGACAACCTGGAGCTGAGACACTTCGGGCCGGACGCGTGGCTGGTCGAGTGTGATCGCCTGGCTGCCGAAGCTGTTCTGGCGCCTGCAGTTCCTGGGACATTCCTCATTCGCCCCAAAGATTCCCGCTATGTTTTATCCATCGT atgtGCTCACGATGACACTAACAGGATCCACCACATTCAGATCCACCATGCTGACGGCCAGGGTTATGGCTTCATCGCCGACTTCTGTATTTTTCCAACACTAGAGGACCTGGTCACCAAGCACAGAACCATTTCTCTACATTACTACGGATTCAATCTGGATGTGTGTCTCACGTGTCCCATTGGCTGCAAAGACAACAGTGGATGA
- the LOC112573131 gene encoding histone H1-delta-like codes for MSDAAAPASTPSAPSKSPKKKTSKPKKPANHPKYSEMIKQAVTALKERGGSSRQALLKYICANFNVGKDEKTINNHLKLALRAGVKNGTLKQSKGTGASGSFKLGAKAEEKVKKPKKVKKPKAAAKPKSPAKPKKPKAKKAAGEKKPKKPAAKKPKKPAVKKPKSPAKKAAKPAKKAATPKKAAKKPAAKKASTKKAAKK; via the coding sequence ATGTCTGATGCTGCTGCCCCAGCTTCCACGCCCTCTGCCCCCTCCAAATCTCCCAAGAAGAAGACATCCAAACCCAAGAAACCAGCGAACCATCCAAAATACAGTGAGATGATCAAGCAGGCAGTGACTGCGTTGAAAGAACGGGGCGGCTCCTCCCGACAGGCGCTGCTCAAGTACATCTGCGCCAACTTCAATGTTGGAAAAGATGAGAAGACCATCAACAACCACCTGAAGCTCGCTCTGCGGGCTGGTGTGAAGAACGGAACGCTGAAGCAGTCCAAAGGCACCGGCGCATCAGGTTCGTTCAAGCTCGGAGCAAAGGcagaagaaaaagtgaagaagccAAAGAAAGTCAAGAAACCCAAGGCGGCAGCCAAACCCAAGTCTCCTGCCAAACCCAAGAAACCCAAAGCAAAGAAGGCAGCAGGAGAGAAGAAACCAAAGAAGCCAGCAGCCAAGAAGCCAAAGAAGCCTGCAGTCAAAAAGCCCAAATCTCCGGCCAAAAAAGCGGCCAAACCTGCGAAGAAGGCGGCAACTCCCAAAAAGGCAGCGAAGAAACCAGCAGCAAAGAAAGCCAGTACAAAGAAAgcagcaaagaaataa
- the LOC112573128 gene encoding phosphatidylinositol 3-kinase regulatory subunit alpha-like isoform X1, producing MTYVNVKMSCEESRDKERWYWPGITRHEATEILKDHKHGDFLVRDATQENEYTIVVKKGHKVCSLHVIKHDGMYGLVRHRCVHPTIAALVRQMLQDPRTYKDLFPGIDFLHAVCRDEEEEEEEEKHKLQHLLIQLVNANKRLVLELRDYSSHMQRLKTVATELSASQTTVSSLQVVLQIFEEQLKSLKAAGTEEQLEEKTFQSVLMNAALISRRIQLIKDRQQSEEGKLFNLQCEGQFLEETTGNYKHRLLLLKTEQQRFRRKVEKNVCKTYVDLLLRDEDNLELRHFGPDAWLVECDRLAAEAVLAPAVPGTFLIRPKDSRYVLSIVCAHDDTNRIHHIQIHHADGQGYGFIADFCIFPTLEDLVTKHRTISLHYYGFNLDVCLTCPIGCKDNSG from the exons ATGACG tatgTAAACGTGAAAATGTCTTGTGAGGAAAGTCGGGACAAAGAAAGGTGGTACTGGCCTGGAATCACAAG GCATGAGGCAACAGAGATCCTGAAAGATCACAAACATGGCGATTTTCTCGTCCGAGATGCGACTCAGGAAAATGAGTACACCATCGTTGTCAA GAAAGGTCATAAAGTGTGTTCACTCCACGTCATCAAGCATGATGGGATGTATGGTCTTGTCCGCCACCGGTGCGTCCATCCGACCATCGCTGCGTTGGTCCGCCAGATGCTGCAGGACCCCAGGACCTACAAGGACCTCTTCCCTGGCATCGACTTCCTCCACGCAGTCTGCAGG GacgaggaagaggaagaagaagaagagaagcacAAACTACAACACCTGCTGATACAACTGGTCAATGCCAACAAACGACTGGTCCTGGAACTCCGTGACTACTCCAGTCACATGCAAAGGTTGAAGACTGTTGCCACG gaatTGTCAGCAAGCCAGACAACTGTGTCATCTCTGCAAGTGGTTCTGCAAATATTTGAAGAACAGCTGAAGTCTTTGAAGGCAGCAGGCACAGAAGAACAACTAGAAGAAAAAACTTTCCAAAG TGTACTCATGAATGCAGCCCTGATAAGCAGAAGGATTCAACTCATCAAAGATCGCCAACAAAGCGAAGAGGGAAAACTGTTTAATCTACAGTGTGAAGGTCAGTTCTTGGAGGAGACGACTGGAAACTACAAACATCGACTTCTGCTTCTGAAAACAGAACAACAAAGGTTCCGACG AAAGGTAGAGAAGAACGTTTGCAAGACGTATGTGGACCTTCTGCTGCGGGATGAGGACAACCTGGAGCTGAGACACTTCGGGCCGGACGCGTGGCTGGTCGAGTGTGATCGCCTGGCTGCCGAAGCTGTTCTGGCGCCTGCAGTTCCTGGGACATTCCTCATTCGCCCCAAAGATTCCCGCTATGTTTTATCCATCGT atgtGCTCACGATGACACTAACAGGATCCACCACATTCAGATCCACCATGCTGACGGCCAGGGTTATGGCTTCATCGCCGACTTCTGTATTTTTCCAACACTAGAGGACCTGGTCACCAAGCACAGAACCATTTCTCTACATTACTACGGATTCAATCTGGATGTGTGTCTCACGTGTCCCATTGGCTGCAAAGACAACAGTGGATGA